The proteins below come from a single Natranaerobius trueperi genomic window:
- a CDS encoding molybdopterin-dependent oxidoreductase: MSPTFESTCPLNCWDLCGLNVTVENNKVIDIKGQKNHRITKGFICQKGKKFVKRIYDSDRLTNPLLKGNESWNEISWDKAIKIISSKLQDCINNDSRSILFYSDSAHGGVLKNLESRFFNALGNVTVPRGTLCWSAGMKAQDLDFGLSVSHDYSDILNSNLVLIWGRNPSDTSIHQMYYIKLAQKNGTKVIVIDPRKTRTAKQADEYISLKPGTDGALALAMANHIITNNYHDNKFISRYVKGFKTFKKHIEKYTPKWASKETGIDENKIKELAYEYANLGSSSILIGYGIQRYTNSANTVRSIDSLAAITGNIGIPGGGANYANKQVTNFIDIPLLTW; the protein is encoded by the coding sequence ATGTCTCCAACTTTTGAAAGTACATGTCCTTTAAATTGCTGGGACTTATGTGGACTTAATGTAACTGTTGAAAATAACAAAGTTATTGATATCAAAGGACAAAAAAATCACAGAATTACTAAAGGGTTTATTTGTCAAAAAGGAAAAAAGTTTGTAAAACGAATTTATGACTCTGATAGACTAACAAACCCTTTATTAAAAGGAAACGAGAGTTGGAATGAGATTTCCTGGGATAAAGCTATTAAGATTATTAGTTCTAAGCTTCAAGATTGCATCAATAATGATAGTAGATCTATCCTATTTTATTCTGACTCTGCTCATGGTGGTGTTTTAAAAAATTTAGAGTCACGATTTTTTAATGCATTAGGAAATGTAACCGTACCAAGGGGAACATTATGTTGGAGTGCTGGAATGAAAGCTCAAGATCTAGATTTTGGGTTAAGTGTAAGTCATGATTACAGTGATATTTTAAATTCTAATTTAGTACTTATATGGGGACGAAACCCCTCTGATACTTCTATTCACCAGATGTATTATATAAAACTAGCTCAAAAGAACGGAACGAAGGTAATAGTTATTGACCCTAGAAAAACAAGGACTGCTAAACAAGCAGATGAATATATTTCCTTAAAACCCGGGACTGATGGTGCTCTAGCTCTTGCTATGGCTAACCATATAATTACAAATAATTACCATGATAACAAATTCATTTCTAGATATGTTAAAGGATTTAAAACTTTTAAAAAGCATATTGAAAAATACACTCCTAAATGGGCCTCTAAAGAAACAGGAATTGATGAAAACAAAATTAAAGAATTAGCTTATGAATATGCGAATCTCGGTTCATCATCAATTTTAATTGGTTATGGTATACAACGTTATACTAATAGTGCTAACACAGTTAGGTCTATCGATTCTCTTGCCGCTATCACAGGTAACATAGGTATCCCAGGTGGTGGAGCTAATTATGCAAATAAACAGGTAACTAATTTTATTGATATCCCACTGTTAACCTGGTAG
- the pckA gene encoding phosphoenolpyruvate carboxykinase (ATP) gives MKNALNYTNSYFKKTHYNLPIATLVETAVARGEGVLTSNGALRVKTGEYTGRSPKDKFIVDEELINSKINWGEINRSISEESFDQLYSKVMKHLSNREVFIFDGKAGADSDHSLSLRTINERAWHNLFVQQLFIKDNKKSSTPEWTLINAPTFKADPNEDGTNSEVFVIVSFKKKTVLIGGTEYAGEMKKSIFSVLNYLLPEKNVLPMHCSANIGSNGNVSLFFGLSGTGKTTLSADPNRLLVGDDEHGWTERGIFNFEGGCYAKCIGLKKEQEPQIFNAIKFGSILENVILDPKTATPDFEDNTLTENTRAAYPIEHIPGVLETGIAGHPNVIIFLTADAFGVLPPVSKLSKEQAMYHFLSGYTSKLAGTERGVTNPTATFSACFGAPFMPLKPEKYAEMLGEKIEKHNVKTYLVNTGWTGGPYGEGSRIKLSYTRAMISAIQDGNIENTSYSKDEIFNVQIPNEVTGVPTNVLRPRKTWDDPNEYDNKAQELAELFQENFKQFNVSKDIYEAGPKA, from the coding sequence CGTGTAAAAACTGGTGAATATACCGGACGTTCTCCCAAAGACAAATTTATAGTAGACGAAGAATTAATAAATTCTAAAATTAATTGGGGAGAGATAAATAGATCTATTTCTGAAGAAAGTTTTGATCAACTATATTCTAAAGTTATGAAACATTTAAGTAATCGTGAAGTTTTTATATTTGATGGTAAAGCTGGTGCTGATTCTGACCACAGCCTTTCTTTACGTACTATAAACGAACGTGCCTGGCATAACCTTTTTGTTCAACAATTGTTCATTAAAGACAACAAAAAGTCTTCAACTCCGGAGTGGACTTTAATTAATGCACCTACATTCAAAGCTGATCCAAATGAAGATGGTACCAACTCAGAAGTATTTGTCATTGTATCATTTAAGAAAAAAACCGTATTAATTGGTGGTACCGAATATGCTGGTGAAATGAAAAAATCAATTTTTAGTGTATTAAACTACTTATTACCAGAAAAAAATGTTTTACCTATGCACTGTTCTGCTAATATTGGAAGCAATGGTAATGTTAGTCTATTTTTCGGCCTCTCTGGAACTGGTAAGACCACTTTATCTGCTGATCCGAATAGATTGTTAGTTGGTGATGATGAACATGGTTGGACTGAAAGAGGTATTTTCAATTTCGAAGGTGGCTGTTATGCAAAATGTATCGGGCTGAAAAAAGAACAGGAACCACAGATTTTTAATGCAATAAAGTTTGGTTCTATCCTTGAAAATGTTATATTAGATCCTAAAACAGCAACACCTGATTTTGAAGATAACACATTAACTGAAAATACAAGAGCAGCGTATCCCATTGAGCACATCCCTGGTGTTTTAGAAACTGGAATTGCAGGACACCCAAATGTAATCATATTTCTTACTGCTGATGCTTTTGGTGTCTTACCACCTGTTTCTAAATTATCTAAAGAACAGGCTATGTATCATTTCTTATCAGGTTATACTTCTAAATTGGCAGGAACAGAACGTGGTGTGACAAATCCAACAGCCACTTTCTCAGCTTGTTTTGGAGCACCTTTTATGCCACTTAAACCAGAAAAATATGCTGAAATGTTAGGAGAAAAAATTGAAAAGCATAATGTAAAAACTTATCTTGTAAATACTGGTTGGACTGGCGGACCATATGGTGAAGGTTCTCGAATTAAACTTTCTTACACTAGAGCCATGATTTCTGCAATACAAGATGGTAATATTGAAAATACATCCTACTCAAAAGATGAAATATTTAATGTTCAAATTCCAAATGAAGTCACTGGAGTACCTACAAATGTTCTAAGACCTCGAAAAACATGGGATGACCCAAATGAATATGACAATAAAGCACAAGAATTAGCAGAGCTATTTCAAGAAAACTTTAAACAATTTAATGTATCAAAAGATATCTACGAGGCCGGACCTAAAGCTTAA